One window of Bacilli bacterium genomic DNA carries:
- a CDS encoding PTS glucitol/sorbitol transporter subunit IIA yields SEAPAIMRENILILFDIKAPKELQDVAVVHENSTISGEIRVGDTLIIDSHEFSVTFVGNQVHRSLQELGHVSFKFSGEDNDLPGTVCVENKEIPPIIKGTRITVVRK; encoded by the coding sequence GCAGCGAGGCTCCAGCCATTATGCGGGAAAATATACTGATCCTTTTCGATATCAAGGCGCCGAAGGAACTGCAAGATGTCGCGGTTGTTCATGAGAACAGCACTATTTCCGGGGAAATTCGGGTTGGAGATACTTTGATCATTGATTCCCATGAATTTTCTGTTACTTTTGTCGGCAATCAAGTGCACCGGTCTCTTCAGGAATTGGGCCATGTTTCATTTAAATTCAGCGGAGAAGACAACGATTTGCCGGGAACAGTCTGTGTGGAAAACAAAGAAATTCCTCCGATCATAAAAGGCACCAGAATCACTGTTGTCCGGAAATAA